The DNA sequence TCTCAACAGATGGTTAAAGAAAATAGTGGCTGGTAATTGACTTGGCAGTCATTGAAAAAGGAAGCTGATTCCACTTAAAAATCGTCAACCCGTGGTTTAAGAATGGGGGTAGGCGCACAATGGGGTATCATGCGCTACATCTATGTCATATATTATATTATTTATATTAAGTGAAATCATTGGTATGAAATTTAGTTTAGTTTTAATTACATCTAATTAATCTTTACCTAGTATCATATCTATCATGGTTTTATTCTCTTGAGAGAATAGTCCTTTTACTCTTGTTTTAAATTCATGATCAGATATATGCTCTGTGTGAGTTCCAATTACTATCGAAATATTTGGGAATTCTTTCTGGATATCCAGAAAGTATTTTTTCCTAAACGGACAAAGATTTTTAATACAATTAGAAAAATGGATAGCATCTATACGAAATTCCGTAAGTCCTCTAATTCTTTTCAACAACTTATCTGAACCTGTTAAGGTTGGGCATCCTGCGCAACTTATTATCCCTACTAATTGAATATCATCTTCATATTCTTTAAAATAGCCTCTTTTTTTTCTAAAATCAGCTAAGCAACTTGCAGATGAACAGCCAAGATCTTGTGTCGCATTTGAACAGGTAAGAATACCAATTCTTGTCATATTTCCACCTAAAGAAAGTTATTATTGTGTGCGATGATTAGAGCATGATTTGTTAACGCAAATATGGTGTGGGGAGCCTCTTCGAAACTCCCCACAACCGCCTTAGTAGCCTACGCCTACAGGTAGGGCATTTTCGTTCATTATCTCTTCCATAGTTATCACCTCCTTTTATAATAAATAAGATTTCATATATGCCGGAAATCGAAATAATATCCAGCAACTTATAAAGATTCTATTTCATTGCAGGTGGTTGTTTCTTTTTATTCTGGAGAAACACACGAGCTAAGGCTATAATCTAAAATTTCAATAGCATTATTAATATGTTCTTCATTGATTATGATAGGAGGAACTATTCTGAATATATTGTGTGGTATGACAATATTCATTATTAATCCATTATCTTGTGCAATTTGATTTATTTTATTTCCTTCAGATATCCCTGGAGTTTTTGTATTCCTATTTTTAACAATCTCAATACCAATCATTAAACCCAAGCCTCGAATATCACCAATTACTCTATGCTTATTTTTTAATTTATTTAACTCAACAGAAAATAAATTTCCCATCTCCAGTGAGTTATTCACTAAATTGTCTCTTTGAATTATATTAATTGTCTCCAAAGCTAATGCGCATACAAATGGGTCACACATGTGTGACGTGATATACTTAAAGCCATTATTAAAAGCTTTGTTTGATATATCTTCTGTTGTTACTACGGCAGATATGGGATAGCCACCACCAAGCCCTTTACCCAAAATTAAAATATCTGGTTCAATCCCATAATGCTGATAACAAAACATTTTACCTGTTCGACCTAGACCTGTTTGACATTCATCAAATATAAGCAAAGAATTACTTGATTCGACTAAGGTCTTGAGTCTAGTGAAAAAAGATTTTGGTGGTACAATAATACCTCCAGCCGCAAGTACTGGTTCGATTACAAATGCAGCTATTTGATCAGAACTGGATGATAATATTATTTTTTCCGCGATATCAAGACACTCTGAACTACATTCTTTTTTATCAAGATTATAAGGGCATCTATAACAATCAGGTGCGGGGATATGGATAAATCCTGGAGGAAAAGGACCTGTCCCTTTTTTGTACTCTTGAATTCCTGTCAGAGCAGAACACCCACTAGATAATCCGTGCCAACTACGCTCTAGTGATACAAATTCATATTTTCCTGTAACTAGTTTTGCCAGTCGCATTGCTAGCTCAACAGCTTCGCCTCCAGTAGTAAGAAAAAAGGATTTGTTTAATTTATTTGCATTTATTTCGGCGATTTTCTCTGCTAATTGCAATTCTTCTTCGCTATAAAATCCAGAGTGGATATGTATAATTTTTTGAGATTGAACATGTGCTGATTTAACCAAGTCATCGTTGCAATGACCAACAATTGAACAGACTTGACCAGCCGTTAAATCGAGATATTTCTTTCCTGAAGTATCCCAAACATAGACTCCTTTTGCTTTACTAAAAACTAGAGGAGTTCGTGCATTTGTATTTAATAAAAACTTCGATCTACTATTCATAATTTCCCTTGAAATTAGCGTTAAAAAAAAGACCACTACTGGTTATACCAGCCCCCCTCCAAACGTAACTAACCGATCTTCTTTTTCGATATGTTCCATAACATCAGGAATAACTTCAATCATTTGCATGTCTTCAGCGATATTTAGCGTCTCATCAACAATGGATCTAGCTTCATCTTCTGAGTAAGAAAATAGGAGTTTTATGGTATTGCAGATATCTGTATGATTATGATAACCATCACAACGATACAAAACTTCAAAATACTCTTTCGTTAACTTTTTACAGCTTAGATACATATCTGTTTTTCGTTTATTCTCAGGAAGATATGGGTTATAAATAACGCCTCCCTTCTTCGTTTTAATTATGCACACGTTCTTTCTCCGACGATATTTTTTCCCTGGAGAAATTGAGTCACCTGACCGAAAAAGGGTGTTGCACAAAACCATAGACTCTATAATTTCACTTTTTGTTAATAATTTTGTTTCATGAGTTGCTTCATCTAACTGGGACCACTTTGAAAAATTATAGTCGACAATATTTAGGCCATGTTCATGAGGCTTTGAGAAGTATATTGTGCCAGGATATGGTTTAAATGTGAATGCTCCCACGGCATCTGCCTTTACTTTTCCTAAAAATTTAATTGTTTCCATTTCTTGATTAAATGTTGTTTCCGGCAGACCAAATATTACAAATGCTAATGGTCGTATACCATGACTTCTTGTTAAGGAAAAAACATCTTCTGTAAGAGTTAGCTGGTCAAACTTTCCGATTTCTTTTAAGTATTTTTCTGAAGTACTTTCTACTCCATAGGCAATAAGATCACATCCAGCTTTTCTCATCCATGATAGAACTTCATCATCAACAAATTTCAGCCTTGTCATACATGGCCACTTGATGAATAAATCATTTTTTATAATTTCTTTACAAATCTCTATTACAAATTTTTTGTTTGCCGTAAATAAATCATCAAAGAAATAGAAATTTCTAAATCCGAGATCATAAGCTACTTTTATTTCAGATATTATATTTTCAACTGGTCGGTATCTAATATTTTTTTTAACATAGGAAGATGTGCAATAATCACACGCAAACAAGCATCCTCTTGAAATATCTAAAATATATCTCTCATTTCTTTTTACATAAATTTCCATTGGAAGTAAATTTACTTCAGGCAAGGGGATTTCTGCAAGATCCCTTATTAATTCCGCATCTTTGTTTCGTTTAATTTCCCCATTTTTATCTCGAAAAGCAATTCCGGACAAATTAGAACAATCTGATCCTGCTAGAATACATTGGCTTAATTCACTAAGGGTATGCTCACCTTCGCCTATTACAATATAATCAATGCTACCTGTCGTCTTTAATGCTTCTTCTGGCTGAAAAGAAACATATGTTCCTCCAACAATTATTGGGATATCAGGGAAATTTTTCTTGAGAAGATTTGCAATTTTTTGAACTATTGGAAAACTGTATGTTGATCTATTTGAGATAGCAAACATTTTAGGTATATTATTTTTTGCTTCTTCAATCAATTCTTCATAAGAAATACCAGAAATTGGCATATCTATTATCAATGATGTTGTATCATTTTTACGAACATACGCTGCTAATAGTGCAAGATTTCTTGGTGGATCAATTAATTTATAGTCAAATGGTGGATTAAGACGAAATTGCGGATTTATAAAGAGGATATCTAGAGATTTAGTCAATTTTTCACCAATAATTCTTAATTGTTATCTGCATTACATACTATTTTGGTAAAAAGATTAGCCTATTGTAGAAAGCATGTAACCTATCAGAATTGATAGGTTTTCTTATCACTGTTTTATGGTCATTTTTTCTTGAAAAAGGAGGTGGCCATGAAAGAAATAAATGAATATTTAATCGTCAATTTTTGTGAACAGAATTTAATCGTTAAAACACTAGTAAGTGTCACTGAAAAACAACAAGCTTATAAATTTAGAAAAACTATATTTATTGATGAACTTAACTGGGTTAAAGATGGCGGGGATGAATTTGAAATTGACGAATACGATAACACGGGAACAATTCCACTGGGTGTATTTGAACAGACAGGTAGAATGATTGCACATTTACGTATAACACTACCTCAGCATGATTTTATGATGGAAAAAGAATTTAGCGTACTGATTGATACCCCTATTCACAAAACAGATTACGCTATCGAAATTAGTCGAGTATGCACCTGTTCAGACACCAGGAATATAATGATTACAACTTCTCTTGGAAGTTACCATATTTCCATGCTGTTATATAAAGGGTTATATGAGTGGTGTTGCAAAAATCATATACATACCATGTATATGGTAATAGAATATAAGCTTTTCAGATTGTTGAAACTTTCGGGTTTTCCTTGTAAGAAAATAGGGAAAATAGTCCTAATGCCTGATGGAGTCTCTGCTATTTCTGTAAAAATAAATTGGCGAGAGTTTGAAAAAATCAACAGTGAAGCTAAACCACAGTTACTATCTTGGTTTAGCAATGTAGAGTCAATAAATTGTGCAGCTTAAGTTAGAGCGATTAATTTGTAGTATACGGCAATTGCAACTGCGTGACTTCTAGTATTAACATTTAATTTTTTAAAAATATTTTTGACATGAAAATTAATAGTCGCTTCAGTTACCTTTAAAATGACCGATATCTCCCACGATGTTTTTCCATTGGATAACCACTTGAGCACTTCGAGTTCTCTATTGGTGATATTTTGAAATTTTCTATCACTAACCTTTAGTGACAACAATGCGAGATGAAAGTGAGGTGTAAGCCTTTCAAGTATATATTCCGCTTTAT is a window from the Patescibacteria group bacterium genome containing:
- a CDS encoding CGGC domain-containing protein; amino-acid sequence: MTRIGILTCSNATQDLGCSSASCLADFRKKRGYFKEYEDDIQLVGIISCAGCPTLTGSDKLLKRIRGLTEFRIDAIHFSNCIKNLCPFRKKYFLDIQKEFPNISIVIGTHTEHISDHEFKTRVKGLFSQENKTMIDMILGKD
- a CDS encoding aspartate aminotransferase family protein, with the protein product MNSRSKFLLNTNARTPLVFSKAKGVYVWDTSGKKYLDLTAGQVCSIVGHCNDDLVKSAHVQSQKIIHIHSGFYSEEELQLAEKIAEINANKLNKSFFLTTGGEAVELAMRLAKLVTGKYEFVSLERSWHGLSSGCSALTGIQEYKKGTGPFPPGFIHIPAPDCYRCPYNLDKKECSSECLDIAEKIILSSSSDQIAAFVIEPVLAAGGIIVPPKSFFTRLKTLVESSNSLLIFDECQTGLGRTGKMFCYQHYGIEPDILILGKGLGGGYPISAVVTTEDISNKAFNNGFKYITSHMCDPFVCALALETINIIQRDNLVNNSLEMGNLFSVELNKLKNKHRVIGDIRGLGLMIGIEIVKNRNTKTPGISEGNKINQIAQDNGLIMNIVIPHNIFRIVPPIIINEEHINNAIEILDYSLSSCVSPE
- a CDS encoding radical SAM protein, whose protein sequence is MTKSLDILFINPQFRLNPPFDYKLIDPPRNLALLAAYVRKNDTTSLIIDMPISGISYEELIEEAKNNIPKMFAISNRSTYSFPIVQKIANLLKKNFPDIPIIVGGTYVSFQPEEALKTTGSIDYIVIGEGEHTLSELSQCILAGSDCSNLSGIAFRDKNGEIKRNKDAELIRDLAEIPLPEVNLLPMEIYVKRNERYILDISRGCLFACDYCTSSYVKKNIRYRPVENIISEIKVAYDLGFRNFYFFDDLFTANKKFVIEICKEIIKNDLFIKWPCMTRLKFVDDEVLSWMRKAGCDLIAYGVESTSEKYLKEIGKFDQLTLTEDVFSLTRSHGIRPLAFVIFGLPETTFNQEMETIKFLGKVKADAVGAFTFKPYPGTIYFSKPHEHGLNIVDYNFSKWSQLDEATHETKLLTKSEIIESMVLCNTLFRSGDSISPGKKYRRRKNVCIIKTKKGGVIYNPYLPENKRKTDMYLSCKKLTKEYFEVLYRCDGYHNHTDICNTIKLLFSYSEDEARSIVDETLNIAEDMQMIEVIPDVMEHIEKEDRLVTFGGGLV
- a CDS encoding N-acyl-L-homoserine lactone synthetase yields the protein MKEINEYLIVNFCEQNLIVKTLVSVTEKQQAYKFRKTIFIDELNWVKDGGDEFEIDEYDNTGTIPLGVFEQTGRMIAHLRITLPQHDFMMEKEFSVLIDTPIHKTDYAIEISRVCTCSDTRNIMITTSLGSYHISMLLYKGLYEWCCKNHIHTMYMVIEYKLFRLLKLSGFPCKKIGKIVLMPDGVSAISVKINWREFEKINSEAKPQLLSWFSNVESINCAA